One window from the genome of Salvelinus fontinalis isolate EN_2023a chromosome 3, ASM2944872v1, whole genome shotgun sequence encodes:
- the LOC129835377 gene encoding zinc finger protein 569-like, translating to MSSERETLMDEIEKSLWNLTEDNLRDLCERCGMDGSEIKVMNHRLLRRKVMEEMWDNTESMKSEEQGMSWLVQLKDDIRRILEDGSSALMSPSQADDDVDCDEEWNEEGGSRLPSNRLEAKSDLERHTPEQRESDVTTSQSESVFLKPHLCTTCGKGFHQAGCLKRHLRTHTGEKPFVCPRCGRAWSDSGNLKRHMRKTHPGKEMVVKMLNTQRSDPTGSREEMNVDSIKSEEQGTSWSLQLKQEDACGAPVSLSQAHADDVDCNVEDRDWLPSIGLKAEPMSPSQSDDDIADRKEEWNEAGGTTLPSNGLEWESAQESHSCDKPLWPSSTLPESPGRASPGSALLCGLKMVSVRLVDCRKTPGQSGLKIHKATQTGEKSHSSSNAEQHKTLSGNRPRSHICDHCGKNFTTATNLKRHLLYLSGEKPYMCSECGKRFTQAGSLKTHQRTHTGEKPYICTRCGKAWSDYGNLKRHMRRHTVKQHTVKPHHCSDCGKQFIVKSSLKHHRLVFHTDHPHRCGQCKKSFITAERLESHMKTQHPPSDPLKNPHVCSECGKGFHQAGCLKRHLRTHTGEKPFVCPRCGRAWSDSGNLKRHMRKTHPGEEMVVKRLGTQRSDPTGSREEMNVDSIKSEEQGMSRSLQLKEDIRRILVDASGAPMSLNQADDYSEDCDEGGRTRLSSNRLEAKSDLERHTPEQRESDVTTSQSESVFLKPHLCTTCGKGFKKAGCLKRHQRTHTGEKPFVCPRCGKAWSDSGNLKRHMRKTHPGKEMVVKMLNTERSDPTGSREEMNVHSIKSEEQGTSWSLQLKQEDACGAPVSLSQAHADDVDCNVEDRDWLPSIGLKAEPMSPSQSDDDVADRKEECNEAGGALHCGKAWRDT from the exons ATGAGTTCAGAGAGGGAAACGTTGATGGATGAAATCGAAAAGAGTTTATGGAATTTAACTGAGGACAATTTACGCGACCTGTGTGAACGTTGTGGAATGGATGGCTCTGAAATTAAAGTTATGAATCATCGCTTATTAAGGCGTAAAGTCATGGAGGAAATGTGGGACAATACGGAGTCAATGAAATCAGAGGAGCAGGGAATGTCTTGGTTAGTCCAACTGAAAGACGACATCAGGAGGATACTGGAGGATGGTAGCAGTGCACTCATGAGTCCCAGCCAAGCCGATGATGATGTAGACTGTGACGAAGAATGGAACGAAGAGGGAGGATCTAGGTTGCCTAGTAACAGACTGGAGGCAAAATCTGATCTAGAGAGGCACAcaccagagcagagggagagtgaTGTGACTACTTCCCAGTCAGAAAGTGTTTTTCTCAAACCACACTTGTGCACTACATGCGGTAAGGGATTCCATCAGGCCGGCTGTCTTAAGAGACACCTGAGAACTCATACGGGGGAGAAACCGTTCGTCTGCCCTCGTTGTGGGAGGGCTTGGAGTGATTCTGGAAACTTAAAGAGACACATGAGAAAAACTCACCCAGGAAAGGAGATGGTTGTTAAGATGCTCAACACACAGAGGAGTGACCCTACAGGAAGTAGGGAGGAAATGAATGTGGATTCAATTAAATCGGAGGAGCAGGGAACGTCTTGGTCACTCCAGCTGAAACAGGAGGATGCTTGTGGTGCCCCTGTGAGTCTCAGCCAGGCTCATGCTGATGATGTAGACTGCAACGTTGAGGACAGAGATTGGTTGCCTAGCATCGGACTGAAGGCGGAGCCCATGAGTCCCAGCCAATCCGACGATGACATTGCAGACCGTAAAGAAGAATGGAACGAAGCGGGAGGCACTACGTTGCCAAGCAACGGACTGGAGTGGGAGTCAGCTCAAGAGAGCCACAGTTGC GACAAGCCTCTCTggccctcttccaccctcccagAGTCCCCGGGgcgtgcctctcccggtagcgccTTATTGTGCGGTCTGAAGATGGTGTCTGTGCGTCTTGTCGACTGCAGGAAGACACCGGGGCAGAGTGGCCTTAAAATACACAAGGCAACACAGACAGGAGAGAAATCCCACAGCTCGTCTAATGCTGAACAACACAAAACCCTCTCAGGAAACAGGCCTAGATCCCATATCTGTGATCACTGTGGGAAGAATTTTACCACAGCAACCAATCTGAAAAGACACTTACTGTATCTGTCTGGAGAGAAACCATACATGTGCTCTGAATGCGGAAAGAGATTCACACAGGCCGGCAGTCTTAAGACACACCAGAGAACTCATACGGGGGAGAAACCGTACATCTGCACTCGTTGTGGGAAGGCTTGGAGTGATTATGGAAACTTAAAGAGACACATGAGAAGGCATACTGTTAAACAACACACAGTGAAACCTCACCACTGCTCGGATTGTGGAAAACAATTCATTGTAAAATCAAGCCTGAAACATCACCGGCTAGTTTTTCACACAGATCATCCTCACCGTTGTGGTCAATGTAAGAAGAGCTTCATAACTGCAGAAAGACTGGAATCACACATGAAAACACAACACCCGCCAAGTGATCCTCTGAAGAACCCACATGTGTGCTCTGAATGTGGTAAGGGATTCCATCAGGCTGGCTGTCTTAAGAGACACCTGAGAACTCATACGGGGGAGAAACCGTTTGTCTGCCCTCGTTGTGGGAGGGCTTGGAGTGATTCTGGAAACTTAAAGAGACACATGAGAAAAACTCACCCAGGAGAAGAGATGGTTGTTAAGAGGCTCGGCACTCAGAGGAGTGACCCTACAGGAAGTAGGGAGGAAATGAATGTGGATTCAATAAAATCAGAGGAGCAGGGAATGTCTCGGTCACTCCAGCTGAAAGAGGACATCAGAAGGATACTGGTGGATGCTAGCGGTGCACCAATGAGTCTCAACCAAGCCGATGATTATTCTGAAGACTGTGACGAGGGAGGAAGAACTAGGTTGTCTAGCAACAGACTGGAGGCGAAATCTGATCTAGAGAGGCACAcaccagagcagagggagagtgaTGTGACTACTTCCCAGTCAGAAAGTGTTTTTCTCAAACCACACTTGTGCACTACATGCGGTAAGGGGTTCAAAAAGGCCGGCTGTCTTAAGAGACACCAGAGAACTCATACGGGAGAGAAACCGTTCGTCTGCCCTCGTTGTGGGAAGGCTTGGAGTGATTCTGGAAACTTAAAGAGACACATGAGAAAAACTCACCCAGGAAAGGAGATGGTTGTTAAGATGCTCAACACAGAGAGGAGTGACCCTACAGGAAGTAGGGAGGAAATGAATGTGCATTCAATTAAATCGGAGGAGCAGGGAACATCTTGGTCACTCCAGCTGAAACAGGAGGATGCTTGTGGTGCCCCTGTGAGTCTCAGCCAGGCTCATGCTGATGATGTAGACTGCAACGTTGAGGACAGAGATTGGTTGCCTAGCATCGGACTGAAGGCGGAGCCCATGAGTCCCAGCCAATCCGATGATGACGTTGCAGACCGCAAAGAAGAATGTAACGAAGCGGGAGGTGCCCTTCATTGTGGGAAGGCTtggagagacacatga